A single window of Vibrio stylophorae DNA harbors:
- the barA gene encoding two-component sensor histidine kinase BarA translates to MTKYGLRARVITLTLAPTLIIGLLLSAYFTLNRYHDLENQLVETGASIVEPLAISTEYGMSANSREEVRRLLSYVHRKHSDIIRSIAVFDDDNRLFVTSNFHRNFDLLKFPDNQPIPQSLSISQHQDHLVLRAPILAEARFDQTDNQVTMAVLGYVALELDLAPLRLAQYREISVALSVLLFGLLLSGLFAYRLLKDVSRPVRHMVNVVDQIRRGHLNVRIEGKLLGELDTLKNGINAMAISLSDYHVEMQQSIDQATSDLRETLEQLEIQNVELDIAKKRAQEAARVKSEFLANMSHELRTPLNGVIGFTRQMLKTRLSPSQQDYLQTIEKSANNLLTIINDILDFSKLEAGKLVLETIPFDFYDNLDEVARLLAPSAHDKGLELTLNIDPAIPAGLVGDPLRIQQVLTNLVGNAVKFTERGNIDISVEVKAQHDDGIELQFIVKDSGIGISERQQAELFQAFRQADASISRRYGGTGLGLVITQKLVSEMGGEINMKSRLHKGSTFWFNLRLHKTDLPVSQHLDISQLQGQRILLIEPNRQAAAVLQQQLSFAGLQVTYRSTLPERMVQHDYALLCLSPGPQPPISSLLAQIQHIQMHSKHCVVSLPSTELALSEQLLNSGIDACIGKPLSPRKLYEALLSHRPQQLLSNPAPESETPKLPLRVLAVDDNPANLKLIAALLQERVEQVYRASSGRQALQLAQDHSFDLIFMDIQMPEMDGVTTLKQLRQLKRHGQTPVIAVTAHAMAGERERLLAEGMDDYLTKPIEEAILEQTLIRWGGQMDPATPSLTTLTIEQPTVPAPVRSTKVIDWPLALRQAAGKVDLAREMLSMLIDFVPQVQQEIERALKDLNTADGQALTAIIHKLHGSCAYSGAPRVKALCATLETALKSGQTLPQLEPELSELVDELKNLCKAAPEYLQQHTAQHPH, encoded by the coding sequence ATGACCAAGTATGGACTGCGCGCGCGCGTCATTACCCTTACCCTAGCCCCGACTTTGATCATCGGGTTACTCCTCAGTGCCTATTTTACGCTCAACCGTTATCACGACTTAGAAAATCAACTAGTCGAAACGGGCGCCAGCATTGTCGAGCCATTGGCGATTTCAACTGAATATGGCATGAGCGCCAATAGCCGTGAAGAGGTGCGTCGCCTTCTCAGCTATGTCCATCGCAAACACTCTGACATCATTCGAAGTATTGCAGTGTTTGACGATGACAACCGACTATTTGTCACCTCAAATTTTCACCGTAATTTTGATCTGCTGAAATTTCCTGACAATCAACCGATTCCGCAATCACTGTCCATTAGCCAGCACCAAGACCATTTGGTCTTACGCGCGCCCATTTTAGCCGAAGCGCGATTTGACCAAACCGACAATCAGGTCACCATGGCCGTACTGGGTTACGTCGCCTTAGAGCTCGATTTAGCGCCGCTTCGCTTAGCCCAATATCGTGAAATCAGCGTTGCACTCAGCGTGCTACTTTTTGGCCTGCTGCTTTCCGGACTCTTTGCCTATCGCCTATTAAAGGATGTTTCACGTCCAGTGCGACATATGGTCAATGTGGTGGACCAAATTCGCCGTGGCCATTTAAACGTGCGCATTGAAGGAAAATTACTCGGTGAGCTCGACACCCTGAAAAATGGCATTAACGCCATGGCTATTTCATTGTCCGATTATCATGTGGAGATGCAGCAAAGCATCGATCAGGCCACCTCTGATCTGCGCGAAACCTTAGAGCAACTTGAGATTCAAAACGTCGAGCTCGATATCGCGAAAAAACGCGCGCAGGAAGCAGCTCGCGTGAAATCAGAGTTCTTAGCCAATATGTCGCATGAACTGCGCACGCCGCTCAATGGGGTAATTGGCTTTACTCGGCAAATGCTCAAAACACGGCTCAGCCCAAGTCAGCAAGACTATTTACAGACCATTGAAAAATCAGCCAACAACCTGCTGACCATCATCAATGACATTCTTGATTTCTCAAAACTAGAAGCCGGCAAGCTGGTTCTAGAAACCATTCCTTTTGATTTCTACGACAACCTCGATGAAGTAGCCCGCCTACTTGCGCCAAGTGCCCACGATAAAGGCTTGGAGCTAACTCTTAATATCGATCCGGCGATTCCTGCGGGCTTGGTTGGCGACCCACTGCGCATTCAGCAAGTGCTCACCAACTTGGTGGGCAATGCGGTGAAATTTACCGAGCGTGGCAATATCGATATCAGCGTCGAGGTCAAAGCCCAACATGACGATGGTATTGAGCTGCAATTTATCGTGAAAGATAGCGGCATCGGCATCTCTGAGCGCCAGCAAGCTGAGCTATTTCAAGCCTTTCGACAGGCTGATGCCAGCATCTCTCGGCGTTATGGCGGCACCGGCTTAGGACTGGTGATCACCCAAAAATTAGTCTCTGAAATGGGCGGCGAAATTAATATGAAAAGCCGCCTACACAAAGGCTCAACGTTCTGGTTTAACCTGCGTTTGCACAAAACCGATTTACCCGTTTCTCAGCATTTGGATATTTCACAATTGCAGGGACAACGCATTTTGCTGATTGAGCCCAATCGCCAAGCTGCCGCCGTACTTCAGCAGCAGCTTAGCTTTGCCGGTTTGCAAGTCACCTATCGCTCAACCCTGCCCGAGCGCATGGTTCAACACGATTACGCCCTGCTCTGTCTCTCACCCGGACCGCAGCCACCAATCAGCAGTTTGCTGGCGCAAATTCAGCACATTCAGATGCACAGCAAACACTGTGTAGTGAGCCTACCAAGCACTGAACTTGCACTGTCAGAGCAGCTGCTCAATAGCGGCATCGATGCCTGCATTGGTAAACCGCTATCACCGCGCAAACTTTATGAAGCGCTGCTGAGTCATCGCCCGCAGCAACTTCTTTCAAATCCTGCGCCTGAAAGTGAAACGCCAAAGCTGCCACTACGCGTACTGGCTGTTGACGACAACCCAGCCAACCTCAAACTCATCGCGGCGCTATTACAAGAGCGCGTCGAGCAGGTCTATCGCGCCAGCTCTGGCAGACAAGCGCTACAACTGGCGCAGGATCATAGTTTTGATTTGATCTTTATGGACATTCAAATGCCCGAGATGGATGGCGTGACCACCCTTAAGCAGTTGCGACAGCTCAAACGCCATGGCCAGACACCGGTCATTGCCGTGACGGCTCACGCCATGGCAGGTGAGCGAGAGCGCTTGCTCGCTGAAGGAATGGATGACTATTTAACCAAACCCATTGAAGAAGCGATTTTGGAACAAACGCTGATTCGTTGGGGTGGACAAATGGATCCCGCAACACCATCACTCACCACACTAACCATTGAGCAACCGACGGTACCTGCACCCGTGCGCTCAACCAAGGTGATTGATTGGCCGCTGGCACTTCGCCAAGCAGCCGGTAAAGTAGATCTCGCGCGCGAAATGCTGAGCATGCTGATCGATTTTGTACCGCAAGTACAACAAGAGATAGAGCGCGCACTCAAGGATCTCAACACCGCGGATGGCCAAGCCCTCACCGCCATTATTCATAAATTGCATGGCAGCTGCGCCTATAGCGGAGCACCGCGGGTTAAAGCGTTATGCGCCACCCTAGAAACCGCGCTTAAATCGGGACAAACGTTGCCGCAACTTGAGCCTGAATTATCTGAGCTGGTGGATGAGCTGAAAAATCTGTGCAAAGCGGCGCCCGAATATTTGCAGCAACATACCGCGCAACATCCGCATTAA
- the acpS gene encoding holo-ACP synthase, with amino-acid sequence MAIIGLGTDIAEIARIEAALERTGDSLARRILTEFEYQCFTDSKRQARYLAKRFAAKEAAAKALGTGIAAGVSLHDFEVRNDEQGKPYLVITGQAQVLLAAQGDIAHHLSISDEKRYAVATVIFESRL; translated from the coding sequence ATGGCCATTATTGGATTGGGAACAGATATCGCTGAAATCGCACGTATTGAAGCGGCACTTGAGCGCACGGGTGACAGTTTGGCTCGGCGTATTTTGACTGAATTTGAGTATCAATGTTTTACCGACTCAAAACGCCAAGCACGTTATTTGGCCAAGCGTTTCGCCGCTAAAGAAGCAGCGGCAAAAGCCTTAGGAACAGGGATTGCTGCGGGCGTGAGTTTGCATGATTTTGAAGTGCGCAATGATGAACAGGGAAAGCCCTATCTTGTGATTACGGGTCAGGCGCAAGTTCTGCTCGCTGCGCAAGGCGATATTGCACATCATCTATCGATTTCTGATGAAAAGCGCTATGCCGTGGCGACGGTGATTTTTGAATCTCGTTTATAG
- the pdxJ gene encoding pyridoxine 5'-phosphate synthase — translation MKPALLGVNIDHVATLRNARGTKYPDPVHAAEVAERAGAAGITIHLREDRRHIKDRDVRILRETLQTRMNLEMAVTDEMVAIALETQPEYVCLVPEKRQEVTTEGGLDVVGQFARVKAATEKMSAAGIKVSLFIAPDKAQIDAAKACGAPFIELHTGHYADAETEEAQAKELAEIAEGARYAHSIGLMVNAGHGLTYHNVQAIAALPEIYELNIGHSIMGRALFDGLAKAVADMKQLVESARA, via the coding sequence ATGAAACCCGCTTTACTTGGCGTGAATATTGATCACGTCGCAACGTTGCGAAATGCACGTGGCACCAAATATCCCGATCCCGTCCATGCAGCTGAAGTCGCTGAGCGCGCAGGCGCTGCTGGCATCACCATTCACTTGCGTGAAGATCGTCGTCATATCAAAGATCGTGATGTGCGTATTTTGCGTGAAACTCTACAAACACGCATGAACCTTGAGATGGCCGTGACCGATGAAATGGTCGCTATCGCCCTTGAAACCCAGCCTGAATATGTGTGCTTGGTACCAGAAAAACGCCAAGAAGTAACCACTGAAGGTGGCTTGGATGTGGTTGGGCAATTTGCGCGCGTCAAAGCGGCCACTGAAAAAATGAGCGCCGCTGGGATTAAAGTGTCACTCTTTATCGCGCCAGATAAAGCGCAAATTGATGCGGCAAAAGCCTGTGGCGCGCCATTTATTGAGCTGCACACTGGCCATTATGCAGATGCTGAAACTGAAGAAGCGCAGGCCAAAGAATTGGCTGAGATCGCCGAAGGCGCGCGTTATGCCCATAGCATTGGTTTGATGGTTAATGCAGGTCATGGCTTGACCTATCACAATGTGCAAGCGATTGCAGCGCTACCTGAGATTTATGAGCTGAATATCGGCCATTCTATTATGGGCCGCGCCCTGTTTGATGGTTTGGCAAAAGCCGTTGCTGATATGAAGCAATTGGTTGAGAGCGCCCGCGCTTAA
- the recO gene encoding DNA repair protein RecO: MEGLQRCFVLHSRPYSETSLLVDLFSEKEGRLTVIAKGARAKRSRVKGALQPFIPLLGKWSGRGSLPILTHAEALSLGLPLFGPILYSGLYLNEVLARVLAPHTSYPELFLDYLNALRELAQANNPEPALRRFELALLEHLGYGVDFLHCAGSGEPVSDTMTYLYREQLGFIASLKPSQWSFTGHQLKALASREFTDRDQLQAAKRFTRLALKPYLGSKPLKSRELFLPQRRSGPS; encoded by the coding sequence ATGGAGGGACTCCAACGCTGCTTCGTGCTCCATAGCCGTCCCTATAGCGAAACCAGCTTACTGGTTGATCTCTTTTCTGAAAAAGAGGGTCGCCTGACGGTGATCGCGAAAGGGGCAAGAGCCAAACGCTCGCGTGTGAAGGGTGCACTTCAGCCCTTTATTCCGCTGCTTGGAAAATGGTCAGGCCGCGGCAGTTTGCCGATTCTGACCCATGCTGAAGCGCTGAGCTTGGGTTTACCCCTGTTTGGCCCCATTCTCTATTCTGGTTTATACCTCAATGAGGTGCTGGCTCGTGTGCTTGCACCTCATACATCCTATCCCGAACTTTTCCTTGATTACCTCAATGCGCTGCGCGAATTGGCGCAAGCCAATAATCCTGAGCCGGCGTTGCGCCGCTTTGAATTAGCACTGCTTGAGCATCTTGGCTATGGTGTTGATTTCTTGCACTGCGCTGGTAGTGGTGAGCCGGTGAGCGACACCATGACTTACCTTTATCGCGAGCAGCTTGGCTTTATCGCCTCTTTAAAACCCAGCCAGTGGTCCTTTACTGGCCATCAGCTCAAAGCATTGGCCAGCCGTGAGTTTACAGATCGTGACCAATTGCAGGCAGCAAAACGCTTTACACGCTTAGCATTAAAGCCGTATCTTGGCTCTAAGCCGTTAAAAAGCAGAGAATTATTCTTACCACAGCGAAGGAGTGGTCCATCATGA
- the era gene encoding GTPase Era, with translation MIEKEHCGFIAIVGRPNVGKSTLLNRLLGQKISITSRKPQTTRHRIMGVDTRDNYQAIYVDTPGLHIEEKRAINRLMNRAANSSLSDVNLVLFLVDGTQWTADDEMVLTKLRKSNFPTILLLNKVDNVREKAELFPHLQQLSEKMDFVDVIPVSAKHGTNLDAVEKRVREYLPEAPFHFPEEYVTDRSQRFMASEIIREKLMRFTGDELPYSVTVEIERFDYNPATDGFEINGLILVERQGQKKMIIGKAGEKIKTIGRQARLDMEELFERKVYLELWVKVKSGWADDERALRSLGYIDDL, from the coding sequence ATGATCGAAAAAGAACACTGTGGCTTTATCGCCATCGTTGGCCGACCAAATGTTGGCAAATCCACCCTGTTGAATCGTCTGCTTGGTCAGAAGATTTCGATTACCTCGCGCAAACCGCAAACCACGCGTCACCGTATTATGGGGGTTGATACCCGCGATAATTATCAGGCGATTTATGTGGATACACCGGGACTTCATATTGAAGAAAAACGCGCGATTAACCGCTTGATGAATCGTGCGGCCAACTCCAGTTTGAGTGATGTGAACTTGGTGCTATTCCTTGTTGATGGCACCCAGTGGACCGCTGATGACGAGATGGTACTCACCAAGCTGCGCAAGTCTAACTTCCCAACCATTTTGCTTTTGAACAAAGTGGATAACGTGAGAGAAAAAGCAGAGCTATTCCCGCATCTGCAGCAGCTTTCTGAGAAGATGGATTTCGTCGATGTGATTCCTGTTTCTGCGAAGCACGGCACCAACTTAGACGCCGTTGAAAAACGTGTACGTGAGTATCTTCCTGAAGCGCCATTCCACTTCCCTGAAGAGTATGTGACTGACCGTTCACAGCGCTTTATGGCTTCAGAAATCATCCGTGAAAAACTGATGCGTTTTACTGGTGATGAGCTGCCTTATTCAGTGACAGTTGAGATTGAGCGTTTTGACTATAACCCTGCCACCGATGGTTTTGAGATCAACGGTCTGATTTTGGTGGAACGCCAAGGTCAGAAGAAGATGATCATCGGTAAAGCGGGCGAGAAGATCAAAACCATTGGTCGTCAAGCGCGCTTGGATATGGAAGAGCTGTTTGAGCGCAAAGTCTATCTAGAGCTTTGGGTGAAAGTGAAATCAGGTTGGGCAGATGACGAACGAGCGCTGCGTAGCCTAGGTTATATCGACGATCTCTAA
- the rnc gene encoding ribonuclease III: MTSPNNKLQRKLGYQFTNIQHLQLALTHRSANSQHNERLEFLGDSILSLVIADDLYHRFPKVNEGDMSRMRATLVRGKTLAELAREFELGDHLALGPGELKSGGFRRESILADAVEAIIGAVYLDSDIETVRSIVLAWYQSRLSTIQPGVNQKDPKTRLQERLQGHRQPLPEYNVIHIQGEAHNQQFTVQCDVAGLDAPVIGKGSSRRKAEQAAAELALQQLEA, from the coding sequence ATGACTTCTCCTAATAACAAACTTCAGCGCAAGCTGGGGTATCAATTTACAAACATTCAGCACCTTCAGTTGGCGTTGACTCACCGTAGCGCCAACAGCCAGCACAATGAGCGTCTAGAATTTCTAGGCGACTCAATTTTGAGTTTGGTCATTGCTGATGACCTTTACCACCGCTTTCCAAAAGTAAACGAAGGCGACATGAGCCGCATGCGTGCAACTTTAGTGCGTGGTAAAACCTTGGCCGAATTGGCCCGTGAATTTGAGCTTGGCGATCATCTGGCCCTTGGCCCAGGTGAGCTAAAAAGCGGCGGTTTCCGTCGTGAGTCGATTTTGGCCGATGCCGTTGAAGCTATCATTGGTGCTGTTTACCTCGATAGTGATATTGAAACGGTTCGGAGCATTGTTCTGGCCTGGTACCAAAGCCGATTGAGCACAATTCAGCCTGGGGTAAATCAAAAAGACCCGAAAACTCGCCTGCAAGAGCGCTTGCAGGGGCACCGTCAGCCATTGCCTGAATATAACGTGATTCATATTCAAGGTGAGGCGCATAACCAGCAGTTTACGGTGCAATGTGATGTGGCTGGGCTGGATGCCCCTGTCATTGGTAAAGGCAGCAGCCGACGCAAAGCAGAGCAGGCAGCAGCTGAGTTGGCACTACAGCAGTTAGAAGCATGA
- the lepB gene encoding signal peptidase I, whose protein sequence is MANTFSLILTLLTLATGIVWALDKFRFAPARALKRAQAKAELGEQVDEKTLDKLVPIPSWIETPASVFPVLAFVLILRSFIYEPFQIPSGSMMPTLLEGDFILVEKFAYGLRDPVFRHKLVKTGEPEHGDVVVFKFPPEPNTDYIKRVIGLPGDTVRYSRDKRLCVQPKGDHTCHILPQSQQQPSGFYQDGVMLTEQTEKQGDRAYQILKNPAVETPVMNYRPIPGRGEWVVPEGYYFVMGDNRDNSFDSRFWGFVPEGNLVGKAVAIWTSFEFNRPKESVLSFVPSNIRFERIGAIE, encoded by the coding sequence ATGGCCAATACCTTTTCACTCATTTTAACCCTGCTAACGCTTGCCACAGGTATTGTGTGGGCGTTGGATAAGTTTCGTTTTGCGCCAGCGCGCGCGTTAAAGCGTGCTCAGGCTAAAGCGGAGCTTGGTGAGCAAGTTGATGAAAAAACGCTAGATAAGCTGGTTCCAATTCCATCATGGATTGAGACGCCAGCCTCAGTGTTTCCGGTATTGGCTTTTGTCTTGATTCTACGCTCGTTTATTTACGAGCCATTTCAAATTCCATCAGGATCCATGATGCCAACCCTATTGGAAGGTGATTTTATTCTGGTGGAGAAATTTGCCTACGGTCTTCGCGATCCTGTTTTTCGTCATAAATTGGTGAAAACAGGTGAGCCTGAGCATGGCGATGTGGTGGTATTTAAATTCCCACCAGAGCCAAATACCGATTACATCAAACGTGTGATTGGTTTGCCGGGTGATACTGTTCGTTATAGCCGAGATAAGCGTTTGTGTGTGCAGCCAAAAGGCGATCATACTTGCCATATCTTGCCGCAAAGTCAGCAGCAACCTAGTGGTTTTTACCAAGATGGGGTGATGCTTACGGAGCAAACGGAAAAACAGGGCGATCGCGCCTATCAGATTTTGAAAAACCCTGCGGTAGAAACACCTGTGATGAACTATCGTCCGATTCCTGGTCGTGGTGAATGGGTGGTGCCAGAGGGTTACTACTTTGTGATGGGTGATAATCGCGACAATAGTTTTGATAGCCGTTTCTGGGGCTTTGTGCCAGAAGGAAACTTGGTGGGGAAAGCGGTTGCAATCTGGACTAGCTTTGAATTTAACCGACCAAAAGAGAGCGTTTTAAGCTTTGTTCCAAGTAACATTCGCTTTGAACGCATTGGTGCCATTGAATAA
- the lepA gene encoding translation elongation factor 4, protein MKHIRNFSIIAHIDHGKSTLSDRLIQVCGGLTDREMADQVLDSMDLERERGITIKAQSVTLNYKANDGETYQLNFIDTPGHVDFTYEVSRSLAACEGALLVVDAGQGVEAQTLANCYTAIEMDLEVVPVLNKIDLPAADPERVAEEIEEIVGIDALDATKCSAKTGLGVDLVLEDIVKRIPAPEGDPDAPLQALIIDSWFDNYLGVVSLVRIKNGSLKKNDKIKVMTTGQVWGVDRLGIFTPKQVDTNELNTGEVGWVVCGIKDILGAPVGDTLTLAKNGSDTPLPGFKKVKPQVYAGLFPISSDDYENFRDALGKLSLNDASLFYEPENSAALGFGFRCGFLGMLHMEIIQERLEREYDLELITTAPTVVYEVKKTDGTMLYVDSPAKLPAVNDINTIGEPIARCNILVPSEYLGNVITLCIEKRGMQVDMVYHGNQVALTYDIPMAEVVLDFFDRLKSTSRGYASLDYNFQRYEISKMVRVDILLNGDRVDALAVITHQDNAQGRGRDLVEKMKEFIPRQQFDIAIQAAIGNHIIARSTVKQLRKNVTAKCYGGDISRKKKLLQKQKEGKKRMKQIGNVELPQEAFLAILHVGKDK, encoded by the coding sequence ATGAAGCATATTCGTAACTTTTCGATTATTGCCCATATCGACCATGGCAAATCGACCTTATCTGACCGCCTTATCCAAGTATGTGGTGGTTTAACTGATCGTGAAATGGCCGACCAGGTACTCGACTCAATGGATCTTGAGCGCGAGCGTGGTATTACGATTAAAGCCCAAAGTGTGACCCTGAACTACAAAGCCAATGACGGCGAAACCTATCAATTGAACTTCATTGATACTCCAGGGCACGTTGACTTTACCTACGAGGTATCCCGCTCTCTAGCCGCTTGTGAAGGTGCGCTATTGGTGGTCGATGCCGGTCAGGGTGTGGAAGCACAGACCTTGGCAAACTGTTACACCGCAATTGAGATGGACCTTGAAGTCGTGCCCGTCCTCAATAAAATCGATTTGCCTGCGGCAGATCCTGAGCGTGTGGCAGAAGAGATTGAAGAGATTGTTGGTATTGACGCTCTCGATGCAACCAAGTGCTCAGCCAAAACTGGCCTTGGTGTGGATTTGGTTCTGGAAGATATCGTTAAGCGTATTCCTGCGCCAGAAGGCGATCCAGATGCTCCACTACAAGCGCTAATCATCGACTCTTGGTTTGATAACTACCTTGGCGTGGTTTCTTTGGTGCGCATTAAAAACGGCTCACTGAAGAAAAACGACAAGATCAAAGTGATGACCACAGGCCAAGTTTGGGGTGTGGATCGTTTGGGTATCTTTACGCCAAAACAAGTCGACACGAACGAACTGAATACCGGCGAAGTGGGCTGGGTTGTTTGTGGTATCAAGGATATTCTTGGTGCGCCTGTGGGCGATACCTTGACCTTGGCGAAAAATGGTAGTGATACACCGCTACCGGGCTTTAAAAAAGTAAAACCTCAGGTTTACGCGGGCCTATTCCCAATCTCCTCGGATGATTATGAAAACTTCCGTGATGCGCTGGGTAAATTGAGCCTCAACGATGCGTCCTTGTTCTATGAGCCAGAAAACTCAGCAGCACTTGGCTTTGGTTTCCGTTGTGGTTTCCTTGGCATGTTGCACATGGAGATTATTCAAGAGCGTCTAGAGCGTGAATATGATCTTGAGCTGATCACTACAGCGCCAACCGTAGTGTATGAAGTGAAAAAGACAGACGGCACCATGCTGTATGTCGACAGTCCTGCGAAACTACCTGCGGTCAATGATATCAATACCATCGGTGAGCCGATTGCGCGCTGTAATATCTTGGTGCCAAGTGAATACCTCGGTAACGTGATTACCCTGTGTATCGAAAAACGCGGTATGCAAGTGGATATGGTGTATCACGGTAACCAAGTCGCTTTGACTTACGATATTCCAATGGCGGAAGTGGTGCTTGATTTCTTCGATCGCTTGAAATCAACCTCACGTGGTTACGCGTCTTTGGATTACAACTTCCAGCGCTATGAAATCTCGAAAATGGTGCGTGTGGATATTCTTCTTAACGGCGACCGTGTCGATGCGCTTGCGGTGATCACTCACCAAGACAACGCACAAGGCCGTGGTCGTGATTTGGTTGAGAAGATGAAAGAGTTCATTCCACGCCAGCAATTTGATATCGCTATTCAAGCGGCGATTGGTAACCATATCATCGCGCGTTCAACCGTGAAGCAGTTGCGTAAAAACGTAACCGCTAAGTGTTACGGTGGCGATATAAGCCGTAAGAAGAAACTATTGCAGAAGCAAAAAGAAGGTAAAAAACGTATGAAGCAGATCGGTAACGTCGAACTGCCACAAGAAGCGTTTTTGGCCATTTTGCACGTGGGCAAGGATAAGTAG
- a CDS encoding SoxR reducing system RseC family protein: MLKAIATVVAIQGRRITLQSAQQSSCGHCQHQSHCATGVVSKAIGGKVHQWQLESELSLQVGQQVELGLTERSLLHAAALVYLLPILGLFVGAIVGQWLFAHELAAIAGGLLVALGSLWLSRRLAQRWQQQLHYQPQILRILSQPAANCGESFIER; the protein is encoded by the coding sequence ATGTTGAAAGCTATTGCCACTGTGGTGGCGATTCAAGGACGACGCATCACGCTGCAGAGTGCGCAGCAATCGAGCTGTGGTCATTGTCAGCATCAAAGTCATTGTGCCACTGGCGTTGTTTCAAAAGCGATTGGCGGCAAGGTGCATCAATGGCAGCTTGAAAGTGAACTGTCACTACAAGTGGGACAGCAAGTTGAGCTTGGACTAACCGAGCGCTCTTTGCTGCATGCTGCCGCATTGGTTTATCTGTTGCCGATTTTAGGCTTATTTGTTGGCGCGATTGTGGGCCAGTGGCTCTTTGCTCACGAGCTTGCCGCGATTGCTGGTGGTCTGTTGGTTGCGCTTGGCTCGCTATGGCTGAGTCGTCGATTGGCGCAGCGTTGGCAGCAACAGTTACATTATCAGCCGCAAATTTTACGCATTCTGAGTCAACCCGCGGCCAACTGTGGTGAATCCTTCATCGAAAGATAG
- the rseB gene encoding sigma-E factor regulatory protein RseB, with the protein MQQHSNWFRRGWILFASFCLIASAQASNTPSESAPKTMPPEQRLQQMVQAVAQENYELAYYVMRSNSIETLRYRHGVEQGESYAQLLFLSGPRREVIRRGDDVSYFEHNLEPFTVRSGEMVGPLPALLQVKVEQLAKHYNFIALGRGREAGSACQVIRIASKDGLRYSYVVWVDEHSGLPLRADLLDRNGAPLEQYRAIAYAVDPRIGQFLATGMAEMKLPPAIKGAEKKNHLKLPWQLTWVPEGFVAVSENRHRLIMTERPVESMLFSDGLFSFSVYVAEADSLSVKEQLARQGRRTLYSNMMGDVEVTVVGDIPPTTARKIADSFRAMSTAPKPEK; encoded by the coding sequence GTGCAACAGCACAGTAATTGGTTTCGCCGAGGCTGGATCCTATTCGCCTCCTTTTGTTTGATTGCTTCGGCGCAGGCAAGTAATACGCCGAGTGAATCGGCACCGAAAACAATGCCACCAGAGCAACGTTTGCAGCAGATGGTGCAAGCGGTGGCACAAGAAAACTATGAGCTGGCTTACTATGTGATGCGCAGTAACAGCATTGAAACCCTGCGTTATCGACATGGCGTTGAGCAAGGGGAAAGCTATGCGCAGCTGCTGTTTTTATCTGGGCCGCGCCGTGAAGTAATTCGCCGCGGTGATGATGTCAGCTACTTTGAGCACAATCTTGAGCCTTTTACCGTGCGAAGCGGTGAAATGGTGGGCCCCTTGCCTGCACTGTTGCAAGTGAAGGTTGAGCAGCTTGCTAAGCATTATAACTTTATCGCCCTTGGGCGTGGCCGAGAGGCTGGCTCTGCTTGCCAAGTGATTCGTATCGCCTCTAAAGATGGTTTGCGCTACAGCTACGTGGTGTGGGTTGATGAACACTCCGGCTTGCCGCTTCGCGCTGATTTATTGGATCGCAATGGTGCGCCCTTAGAGCAGTATCGCGCTATCGCCTATGCGGTTGATCCGCGTATTGGTCAGTTCCTTGCAACGGGCATGGCGGAGATGAAGTTACCCCCTGCGATTAAAGGTGCAGAGAAGAAAAATCATCTGAAATTGCCTTGGCAGCTAACTTGGGTGCCGGAAGGCTTTGTTGCAGTGAGTGAAAATCGCCATCGTTTGATTATGACTGAGCGTCCGGTGGAGAGCATGCTGTTTAGTGATGGCTTGTTTAGCTTCTCGGTATACGTTGCGGAAGCTGATAGTTTAAGCGTTAAGGAGCAGCTGGCACGCCAAGGCCGTCGCACCCTCTATAGCAATATGATGGGGGATGTTGAGGTCACTGTGGTGGGTGATATTCCACCAACGACAGCGCGCAAAATCGCAGACTCTTTTCGCGCCATGTCAACTGCGCCAAAACCAGAGAAATAA